ATACTTACATAATGTACGCAAAACGCCTGGACAACTTACCACCCTATCTGTTTGCCCAGATCGACGCCATCAAAGCACAGAAACGTGCCGAAGGCGTTGACCTTATCGACCTCGGTGTAGGGGACCCTGACCTCCCGACCCCCAAACACATCGTTGACTCGCTCTGCGAAGCAGCCCGCGACTCAGCCACCCACCACTACCCCGACTACCTCGGCATGCTCGACTACCGCAAAGCAGTCGCCCAGTGGTACAAGAACCGGTTCGGCGTCACCCTTGATCCCGTCAAAGAAGTACTCGCCTTAATCGGATCCAAAGAAGGCATCGCCCACATCCCCGAAGCATTCGTCAACCCGGGCGAATACGTCCTCGCATCCGACCCCGGCTACCCGGTCTACAAAACCTCAACCCTCTTTGCTGAAGGAAAATGTCACCTCATGCCGCTTCTTGAAGGCAACAACTTCCTGCCTGACTACGACGCAATCCCAAAAGACGTACTCAAAACCGCAAAACTCATGTTCATCGGCTACCCCAACAACCCTACCGGCGCAGTAGCCCCCATGAAATTCTTCGACGAAACCGTAGAATTTGCCAAAAACCATGACATCATCGTCGTCCATGACAACGCCTACTCCGAAATCTCCTACGACGGCTACATCGCCCCCTCCTTCCTTGAAGCAAGCGGAGCAATGGACGTCGGCATCGAGACCCACTCACTCTCCAAAACCTACAACATGACCGGATGGCGTATCGGCATGGCCGTCGGCAACGCCAACCTCATCGGCGCATTCGGCCGCGTCAAAACCAACATCGACTCAGGCGCATTCGACGCAATCCAGCGTGCCGCAATCACCGCACTGACCGGTCCCCAGGACTGCGTGGCGCAAGCCTGTGCCATCTATCAGGAACGCCGCGACGCACTCGTCGCAGGCTTACAGTCCCTTGGATTCAAAGTCCATGTCCCCAAAGCCACGTTCTACGTCTGGATGAAAGTCCCGAACGCAGTTGAGTTCACCTCAAAAATGATCAACGAAGCAGGAATCGTTGTCACTCCCGGAACCGGATTTGGACCAAACGGCGAAGGCTACGTCCGCTTCGCCATCACCAGACCCGTCGGGCGCATCAACGAAGCAATCGAACGCATGAAAAAACTCGGCATCACAGGTACCTGAAATGAAACTCCCGGAATCCCTCGCAATCAAAAGCGGCCACCTCTACTGCGGCGACGTTGACACTGTTTGGCTCGCCGAAAAGTTCGGCACCCCGCTCTATGTCACCAACGAACGCCATGTGATCAAAAACTACCGCCGCTTTGAAGCAGCCCTCAAAAAATACGTCGACAACGTCCAGCTGCTCTACGCCGCAAAAGCAAACGAAAACCCGGTCCTCATCCAGACCCTCGCACGCGAAGGTGCAGGTGCTGACGTCTTCTCGCTCGGCGAACTGCGTGCAGCCCTGGAAGGCGGCATGCCAACCGACAAACTGCTCTTCAACGGCAGCTCAAAGACCCAAGCAGACCTTCGTGCCGCAGTAGAACACGGCATCAGAATCTCGGTTGACTCGGTCGACGAACTTCACCAGCTTGACGCAATCACGCAGGAGCTGAAAAAACCCATCAAGATCGGATTCCGTGTCAACCCGGAGATCAACGTCCCGACGCACCCAAAAATTGCAACCGGCATCAAAAACAGCAAGTTCGGTATTCCGGCGGAGATGATTCTTGACGCATACAAACAAGCCCTTGCCTGCAAGTACATCACTCCGGTCGGCATGCACTGTCATATCGGATCCCAGATCCTTGAGATCGAACCCTTCGCCATCGCTTGCGGCGTCATTATGAAGGTGGCAAAAGAAATCACCAAACTCGGCGTGAAGCTGGAGTTCGTGGACTTCGGCGGAGGACTCGGTATTCCCTATCACCGCGGAGAAAACCCGGACGCTGCTCCAACGCCGGAAGAGTATGCAGCAGCCGTTATGCCGGTGTTTGTTGCGGCCTGCAAAGAAGCAGGAATCTCTCCTGCGTTCTGGGTCGAACCCGGACGCTGGATGGTGGGCGAGTCGACCGTGCTTCTGACCAAGGTCAACTCGGTCAAACGCGTTCACAAGACCTTCATCAATGTGGACGCAGGATTCAATCTCCTCATCCGCCCGGCGATGTACGACTCCTGGCACGAGGTTGTTGTTGCCAACAAAGCCGACGCTCCCGCAACAATCACGGCAACGGTTACCGGCCCGATCTGCGAGACCGGCGATATTCTTGCAGCAGACCGGAACCTTCCGGAGACCGTGACCGGTGATATCGTCGCGGTTCTCGATGCAGGAGCATATGGCTATGCAATGTCTTCGCAGTACAACAGCCGTCCGCGGTGTCCTGAGGTTCTCGTGAACGGCGATAAGGCAGAGCTGATGCGCCGTGCCGAAACCTATGAGGACATGACGGCAACGGTTGTTTACCCGTCCTGGCACAGGAAATAATCATGCATTACGCACTTGTCTCTGACCTGCTGACCAAAGAAGCGTTTGATGAGCGGGTGGAGAACAAGTGTGAGCAGCTTGGCGGCGCAGTTGATGAAGTCTGCGCTGCGATGCTGGTGGTGGAAGAACTCGGACGAAGCCATATCAGAATTGGCGCGATCAAAACCACTACGACCGCACTCGTATCTTTTTTTGGAAAAATTCTGGAGATAACTCCTCCCCGCGAGTTCGCCCGCGAGGGCGGGGGAGGGGGAGAG
The genomic region above belongs to Methanorbis furvi and contains:
- a CDS encoding LL-diaminopimelate aminotransferase, with the translated sequence MYAKRLDNLPPYLFAQIDAIKAQKRAEGVDLIDLGVGDPDLPTPKHIVDSLCEAARDSATHHYPDYLGMLDYRKAVAQWYKNRFGVTLDPVKEVLALIGSKEGIAHIPEAFVNPGEYVLASDPGYPVYKTSTLFAEGKCHLMPLLEGNNFLPDYDAIPKDVLKTAKLMFIGYPNNPTGAVAPMKFFDETVEFAKNHDIIVVHDNAYSEISYDGYIAPSFLEASGAMDVGIETHSLSKTYNMTGWRIGMAVGNANLIGAFGRVKTNIDSGAFDAIQRAAITALTGPQDCVAQACAIYQERRDALVAGLQSLGFKVHVPKATFYVWMKVPNAVEFTSKMINEAGIVVTPGTGFGPNGEGYVRFAITRPVGRINEAIERMKKLGITGT
- the lysA gene encoding diaminopimelate decarboxylase, producing the protein MKLPESLAIKSGHLYCGDVDTVWLAEKFGTPLYVTNERHVIKNYRRFEAALKKYVDNVQLLYAAKANENPVLIQTLAREGAGADVFSLGELRAALEGGMPTDKLLFNGSSKTQADLRAAVEHGIRISVDSVDELHQLDAITQELKKPIKIGFRVNPEINVPTHPKIATGIKNSKFGIPAEMILDAYKQALACKYITPVGMHCHIGSQILEIEPFAIACGVIMKVAKEITKLGVKLEFVDFGGGLGIPYHRGENPDAAPTPEEYAAAVMPVFVAACKEAGISPAFWVEPGRWMVGESTVLLTKVNSVKRVHKTFINVDAGFNLLIRPAMYDSWHEVVVANKADAPATITATVTGPICETGDILAADRNLPETVTGDIVAVLDAGAYGYAMSSQYNSRPRCPEVLVNGDKAELMRRAETYEDMTATVVYPSWHRK